The window TTGCACTTGCTGCCGACACCGGCCCTCGAGCTACCTGGGCCGAGGCTCGACAAGCACGGCATCGGACGTCAACAGATCGAGTGGCCGAGTCGGGTTCCGAACAAGCCAGGACAGCGCCTGCACGTCCCGTACGCCTCGTGCGAGATCGGCTCCGACGTAGTCGACGCGTTCTGGAACGTCTCACACCGCTCGTCGGCACCACACATGCTGGTCGTCGGACCGACCGGCGGCGGCAAAACAGTCCTGCTGACCACGGTCATCACCGAACTGGTTCTCCGCGGTATCCCGGTCATCGGTGTCGACCCCAAACGCATCGAGCTGCACCAGTTCCTCGGCTACCCCGGTGTACCGGCAATCGTGTTCGAACCGCTGCGCGCGGCGAAACTGATCTACGCACTGTGGTGCGAGATGCACGCACGCACCAAATACATGCAGATCCAACGCATTGCGCCCGCGAATATGCCACTGCTGGTGGCCGTGCTCGACGAGTTCTTCATCCTGTCCGCCTCATGGACTCAGATGGCCAAGAGCGGAACCGACGTGGAGAAGGACGTCCTGAAGTTCTGCAATCCACTGGGGCGGATCGGTGAACTGGTCGCGCTGGCCCGCTCGACAGGTATCCGCCTCGCCGTGGGTGTTCAGCGTCCCGATGCGCACCTGTTCGGACGCGATTCCGGTGGTGTGCGCGACAACTTCAAGACCCGCGCCTCGCTGGCCCGCCTCAGCAGCGACGGCGCCTACATGATGTGGGGAGACACCACCGTCGGACGCGACATCGATGCCGCCATCGCCGGCCGCGCCACCGTCACCGATCCCTCCGGTGACCCGGCACTCGCCCAAGTGTGGTTCACCCCCAGCGTGGACGCTCACCCCGCAGTACGCGCCGATATGTCCAA of the Rhodococcus oxybenzonivorans genome contains:
- a CDS encoding FtsK/SpoIIIE domain-containing protein, producing the protein MNRFLGPTVTDWKYVTDFRADKSTITITRRPVLPDTRSPRHRMLAELFSDGKALRDVTVSVGAYANDGTEASYRIHYKHTLATGMEANRDKLSEALLAALGTHESGQLWRVDWNPEQPIITLSLRKPLEKMILHLLPTPALELPGPRLDKHGIGRQQIEWPSRVPNKPGQRLHVPYASCEIGSDVVDAFWNVSHRSSAPHMLVVGPTGGGKTVLLTTVITELVLRGIPVIGVDPKRIELHQFLGYPGVPAIVFEPLRAAKLIYALWCEMHARTKYMQIQRIAPANMPLLVAVLDEFFILSASWTQMAKSGTDVEKDVLKFCNPLGRIGELVALARSTGIRLAVGVQRPDAHLFGRDSGGVRDNFKTRASLARLSSDGAYMMWGDTTVGRDIDAAIAGRATVTDPSGDPALAQVWFTPSVDAHPAVRADMSNEERCAVDSLRPEVDTPVFCFSAELPEFVAEEQALIAAMANDVRDPIAISSSISTPSAADTIADAIPARSIEEGMHIVVGLDDDPDLTGLVASVEIAREVDRTNDGTVTDEGKVIVGIAVESAGRRPEVLFVEYSGLDTVVLVAPELPTAT